From the genome of uncultured Pseudodesulfovibrio sp., one region includes:
- a CDS encoding Gfo/Idh/MocA family oxidoreductase: MNALIIGYGSIGARHARLLESMGHKVACVTRNKECPFPTFPDIQAALEETKPWLAVVCTATVEHAANLKSLLKAGFKGRILVEKPLFERVCEIEPEPGDNVFVAYNLRFHPLVTRTRELLAGHKILSARFAVGQYLPDWRPGQDYTKSYSASRARGGGVLRDLSHELDLAQFLLGNWKRVTAMGGHYSDLVIDSDDQFAVLMETERCPVVGVHMDYLSRSPHRGFDITCADMTLRADFLAGMLTVDGTVEEFPVERDTTYRRELEAMAMGDPTPCTYAQGAALVELIEALEQCAEQQVWVSAS; encoded by the coding sequence ATGAATGCCCTGATAATCGGCTACGGCTCCATCGGCGCGCGCCATGCGCGCCTGCTAGAGTCCATGGGACACAAGGTCGCCTGCGTGACACGAAACAAGGAATGCCCTTTCCCGACATTCCCCGACATTCAAGCCGCGCTTGAAGAAACCAAGCCCTGGTTGGCCGTGGTCTGCACGGCCACGGTCGAACACGCCGCGAACCTTAAAAGCCTGCTCAAGGCCGGGTTCAAAGGCCGCATCCTGGTGGAAAAACCTCTTTTTGAGAGAGTCTGCGAGATAGAGCCCGAACCGGGTGACAACGTGTTCGTCGCCTACAATCTGCGCTTTCATCCGCTGGTCACCCGAACCCGCGAACTGCTTGCAGGCCACAAGATTCTGAGCGCGCGCTTCGCCGTCGGGCAATACCTGCCGGATTGGCGACCGGGTCAGGACTACACCAAAAGCTACTCGGCCAGCCGGGCCAGAGGCGGTGGCGTGTTGCGCGACTTGTCTCATGAGCTGGATCTGGCCCAGTTCCTCCTGGGAAACTGGAAGCGTGTCACGGCCATGGGCGGCCATTACAGCGACCTTGTCATCGACTCTGACGACCAGTTCGCCGTGCTCATGGAGACCGAACGCTGCCCCGTTGTCGGCGTGCACATGGATTATCTCAGCCGGTCTCCCCACCGAGGCTTCGACATTACCTGCGCGGACATGACCCTGCGGGCCGACTTTCTGGCGGGCATGCTCACCGTGGACGGCACGGTGGAGGAGTTCCCGGTGGAACGGGACACCACCTACCGACGCGAGCTGGAGGCAATGGCCATGGGCGATCCCACGCCGTGCACCTATGCACAGGGAGCGGCCCTGGTCGAACTGATCGAGGCGCTTGAACAATGCGCCGAACAACAGGTATGGGTGTCCGCATCATGA
- a CDS encoding acylneuraminate cytidylyltransferase family protein translates to MKRYGFIFARGGSKGVPGKNIRPLNGIPLIAHAIRAGRDSGQLDRIIVSTDDQKIADAAKEYGAEVPFMRPAELARDDAPEWLAWRHAVDAVDDFDLFVSLPCTAPLRIASDVRDCIELFERGGCDMVVTARPAERHPSFNMVTMTDDGYAAIAMPPSESITRRQDAPPIFDLTTVCYVTTPNFIKKHEGVFQGKVKAVVIPPERALDIDTEQDFAFAQFLMERNQ, encoded by the coding sequence ATGAAACGCTACGGATTCATTTTCGCCCGGGGCGGCTCCAAGGGAGTACCCGGCAAGAACATTCGCCCGTTAAACGGGATACCGCTCATCGCTCACGCCATCCGTGCTGGCCGGGACAGTGGCCAGCTTGACCGGATCATCGTGTCCACGGACGACCAGAAGATCGCGGATGCGGCAAAGGAATATGGAGCCGAGGTTCCGTTCATGCGCCCGGCAGAACTGGCCCGTGACGACGCGCCCGAATGGCTGGCCTGGCGTCATGCGGTTGATGCGGTGGACGACTTCGACCTGTTTGTGTCCCTGCCGTGCACTGCGCCGCTGCGCATCGCCAGCGACGTACGGGACTGCATCGAGCTCTTCGAGCGGGGCGGCTGCGACATGGTCGTCACGGCACGGCCCGCCGAGCGCCATCCCTCCTTCAACATGGTCACCATGACCGACGACGGATACGCTGCCATCGCCATGCCCCCAAGCGAGAGCATCACCCGCCGCCAGGACGCACCGCCTATCTTTGACCTGACTACGGTCTGCTACGTGACCACACCGAATTTCATCAAGAAACACGAAGGGGTGTTTCAGGGAAAGGTCAAGGCGGTCGTCATTCCGCCGGAACGCGCCCTGGACATCGATACAGAGCAGGACTTCGCCTTTGCGCAGTTCCTGATGGAGCGGAACCAATGA
- a CDS encoding SDR family oxidoreductase produces MKSIEELMDLTGRTALVTGGAGYIGQAFCDALAESGAKVAVLDMDADRVNETATRLAEQWSVETMGVTLNLADEKTVVATPGKVAAKLGSLDILVNCAAFVGTSKLTGWGVPFEEQSVDTWRAALETNLTAPFALIQAATPWLRESGRGSIVNIGSTYGVVGPDMSLYDDTKMGNPAAYGASKGGLIQLTRYLSTVLAPDVRVNSICPGGVARGQDPKFVARYEARTPMGRMATEEDMKGALLYLASDLSAYVTGQNLMVDGGWTAW; encoded by the coding sequence ATGAAGAGCATAGAGGAACTGATGGACCTGACAGGCCGGACCGCCCTGGTTACCGGCGGAGCCGGATACATTGGGCAGGCGTTCTGTGACGCCCTGGCCGAATCCGGGGCGAAGGTCGCTGTGCTGGACATGGACGCGGATCGCGTAAATGAGACCGCCACGCGCCTGGCCGAGCAATGGTCGGTAGAGACCATGGGCGTGACCTTGAACCTGGCCGACGAAAAGACCGTTGTGGCGACACCGGGCAAGGTGGCCGCCAAGCTTGGCAGCCTGGACATCCTGGTAAACTGCGCCGCCTTTGTCGGCACCTCCAAGCTGACCGGCTGGGGTGTTCCCTTCGAAGAACAGTCAGTGGACACCTGGCGCGCGGCGCTCGAGACCAACCTGACCGCGCCCTTTGCTCTGATCCAGGCCGCAACGCCGTGGCTTCGGGAATCCGGTCGCGGCTCCATCGTCAACATCGGTTCCACCTATGGCGTGGTCGGCCCGGACATGTCCCTGTACGACGACACCAAGATGGGCAACCCGGCGGCCTATGGAGCCTCCAAGGGCGGCCTCATCCAGCTGACCCGTTACCTTTCCACCGTGCTGGCTCCGGATGTGCGGGTCAACTCCATCTGCCCCGGCGGCGTGGCCCGCGGCCAGGACCCGAAATTCGTCGCCCGCTACGAGGCCCGCACCCCCATGGGACGCATGGCCACCGAAGAGGACATGAAGGGTGCCCTGCTCTATCTTGCCAGCGATCTTTCCGCCTACGTCACCGGCCAGAACCTGATGGTCGACGGCGGCTGGACCGCTTGGTAA